One window of the Thermoleophilia bacterium genome contains the following:
- a CDS encoding L-erythro-3,5-diaminohexanoate dehydrogenase: MPSADSLGADRVISPPGALPQSARRIHADLPTRVHEIGIDVETLCLDSTSFRQLSDEAEGDPLRIAELISGIVQDRGKMHNPVTGSGGVLIGTVKEVGSALEDPPSIGDRIVTLASLTLTPLTLERVGPVETGSAQIPVEGTAFLMSSAPWAECPDDLDLDVALAALDVCGSPWQTRELVDRGDTVMILGAGHAGKLAMAAAREQLGNSGLLVTVDNSEMACSRAQELGLSDHVVQADLRNPLSTVEALRQAGVVGQADLTIVVVNATDCEATSILLTKNSGTVLFFSMATSFTAAALGSEGVSSRARMLIGSGYSPDRGAYALELLRSHPTLQDALSKEPKEVLE; encoded by the coding sequence ATGCCGTCTGCCGACAGCCTTGGAGCCGACCGGGTGATCTCGCCTCCCGGGGCCCTGCCCCAGAGTGCCCGGAGGATCCATGCTGATCTTCCGACTCGGGTTCACGAAATCGGTATTGATGTGGAGACACTTTGTCTGGATTCGACCAGCTTCAGGCAGCTCTCGGATGAGGCGGAAGGCGATCCGCTCCGGATTGCAGAGTTGATCTCGGGGATCGTTCAGGATCGCGGCAAGATGCACAACCCGGTGACCGGATCGGGTGGAGTGCTGATCGGCACGGTCAAGGAGGTCGGCTCGGCGCTCGAGGATCCACCTTCGATCGGTGACCGTATTGTCACGCTCGCGTCGCTGACCCTGACTCCACTTACCCTCGAGCGGGTCGGACCGGTCGAAACAGGTTCGGCCCAGATCCCGGTGGAGGGCACGGCTTTCTTGATGAGTTCAGCCCCCTGGGCGGAATGCCCGGACGACCTTGATCTGGACGTCGCGCTGGCCGCATTGGACGTTTGCGGATCTCCCTGGCAGACGAGGGAGCTGGTTGACAGGGGCGACACGGTGATGATCCTGGGTGCCGGTCACGCGGGAAAGCTGGCTATGGCGGCGGCCCGCGAACAACTCGGAAACTCGGGACTACTGGTGACCGTTGACAACAGCGAAATGGCCTGCTCCCGGGCCCAGGAGCTGGGCCTCTCGGACCACGTCGTCCAAGCGGATCTCCGTAATCCCCTGAGCACCGTCGAAGCCCTGCGTCAGGCCGGGGTGGTCGGCCAGGCTGACCTCACGATCGTCGTGGTAAACGCCACGGACTGCGAAGCGACTTCGATCCTGCTGACCAAGAACAGCGGAACCGTTCTCTTCTTCTCGATGGCGACTTCATTCACGGCCGCGGCGCTCGGGTCCGAAGGTGTTTCTTCGAGGGCCCGCATGTTGATCGGATCAGGCTACTCACCGGATCGCGGTGCCTATGCGCTTGAACTTCTGCGGTCACATCCCACACTCCAAGACGCGCTGTCGAAAGAACCGAAAGAGGTACTCGAATGA
- a CDS encoding 3-keto-5-aminohexanoate cleavage protein, with product MIITVAPTGAEVTREENPKVPYTPTEIAASACDAAQAGASLVHLHAREDDGTPSARPELFEEAIQKIRSGSDLITMVSTGGAVWMGIEDRTTGLEANPDVAGVETGSLNFGDEAFVTIRPHGLGIIDRATKAGIALEVEAFEVGHVHAAVQMVDSGEMPEPLRMNLVFGVPGGIDASPEALSAMLRPLPQGTPWSITCVGRHQDRMLALGLLFGATGIRVGFEDAVYMRRGVLAESNAELVRKAVTLVHSLGREVATPAQAREILGLPRAPSGSGVTT from the coding sequence GTGATCATCACCGTGGCGCCCACCGGCGCCGAAGTAACCCGCGAAGAAAACCCCAAGGTTCCCTACACGCCGACTGAGATTGCGGCATCGGCCTGCGACGCCGCCCAAGCCGGGGCATCGCTGGTTCACCTGCACGCGCGCGAGGACGACGGAACACCGAGCGCCCGCCCCGAACTCTTCGAGGAAGCAATCCAGAAAATTCGATCGGGATCAGATCTCATCACCATGGTTTCTACTGGTGGCGCAGTTTGGATGGGGATAGAAGATCGAACTACCGGTCTCGAGGCGAATCCGGACGTGGCCGGTGTAGAAACCGGTTCGCTGAACTTCGGCGATGAAGCGTTCGTCACGATCCGTCCCCACGGGTTGGGAATAATCGATCGGGCCACCAAGGCGGGCATCGCCCTCGAAGTGGAAGCATTTGAGGTGGGACACGTGCATGCGGCGGTCCAGATGGTCGATTCCGGTGAGATGCCTGAGCCCCTCCGCATGAACCTCGTGTTCGGAGTCCCGGGCGGCATCGACGCGTCTCCGGAAGCGCTGTCGGCCATGTTGCGGCCGCTACCACAGGGCACGCCCTGGTCGATCACTTGCGTTGGTCGTCACCAGGACCGGATGCTCGCTCTCGGCCTGCTCTTCGGCGCGACCGGGATCCGTGTCGGATTCGAGGATGCGGTCTATATGCGTCGCGGTGTGCTCGCGGAGAGCAACGCCGAACTGGTGAGGAAAGCGGTGACTCTCGTTCATTCGCTCGGTCGGGAGGTTGCAACACCTGCGCAGGCGAGAGAAATCCTCGGCCTGCCGAGGGCCCCTTCCGGGTCCGGGGTGACGACATGA
- a CDS encoding acyl-CoA thioesterase, whose translation MTGLELEGARLRDPDAGVDAMAIRWRDLDPLGHVNHEVFLTYLEHMRDRWLSRMSEGSLGPRDYVVGRVEVDFRAELTQETGWINGICELKSLGRSSVTTAESLTTPDGTLAATATAVLVMWDPMTRASRPLTQVERTLLSGTDASSDPNFPDETPTDEQRGEPDGHAA comes from the coding sequence ATGACCGGTCTGGAACTGGAGGGGGCTCGGCTCCGCGATCCCGACGCCGGAGTTGATGCGATGGCGATCCGGTGGCGCGACCTTGACCCGCTCGGTCACGTGAACCACGAAGTCTTTCTCACATATCTGGAGCACATGAGAGACCGCTGGCTGTCCCGCATGAGTGAAGGGTCCCTCGGCCCGAGGGACTATGTTGTCGGCCGGGTAGAAGTCGACTTCCGGGCTGAACTGACCCAGGAAACCGGCTGGATCAACGGGATCTGCGAATTGAAATCGCTCGGCCGGTCAAGCGTGACAACGGCCGAATCTCTTACGACGCCTGACGGGACTCTCGCTGCCACAGCGACTGCGGTCCTCGTCATGTGGGACCCGATGACCCGCGCATCCCGGCCGCTGACCCAGGTGGAGAGAACATTGCTCTCCGGTACAGACGCCAGCAGCGACCCGAACTTTCCCGACGAAACACCGACCGACGAACAAAGAGGTGAACCAGATGGACATGCCGCTTGA